One window of Paralichthys olivaceus isolate ysfri-2021 chromosome 20, ASM2471397v2, whole genome shotgun sequence genomic DNA carries:
- the rps27.1 gene encoding 40S ribosomal protein S27.1 produces MPLAKDLLHPSPEEEKRRHKKKRLVQSPNSYFMDVKCPGCYKITTVFSHAQTVVLCVGCSTVLCQPTGGKARLTEGCSFRRKQH; encoded by the exons CTCGCAAAAGACTTGTTGCATCCATcccctgaggaggagaagaggaggcacAAGAAGAAGCGTCTCGTCCAGAGTCCCAACTCTTACTTTATGGATGTGAAGTGTCCAG GATGTTACAAGATCACGACGGTGTTCAGCCATGCTCAGACAGTGGTGCTGTGTGTGGGCTGCTCAACAGTCTTGTGTCAGCCCACTGGAGGCAAAGCACGTCTCACAGAGG GGTGCTCattcaggaggaagcagcactAG